The sequence GTGCCAGAACAGCACCGGCCGGCCGTGCGCCACCAGCACCACGAGGGCCACCACCGCCATGACGGGCGAGGCCAGCACCAGAACGAGGAGCGCGCCGACCACATCAATCAGGCGCTTCCAGCGATCGTACGGCCGCTGGCGCCGGCGGGCCTCCCGGGCGACGTCGTCCTGGTCGGGCAACTCGACCGTCACAGAGGAGCAAACACTACTATCTGACATAGATCACACCCATCAGACGCAATAGGGATGCTAAGGCGGAAACCGGGAAGATGTTTCCATCGAGGTCAACGAGCGGAGTCACCGATGGACGCCCTAGACGCGACCGCTACCTCGGCCAGCGCCGCCTTGACCCGCTCCACGCCCAGCGCGACCACGTAGCGCCGGTCGTAGCACTCCCGGCCGACAGCCCTAGCGGCGACGTTCTCCGCTTCCTCGAGCAGAACACCTGGCGCCTACAGGCCGAGTTCACCCGCAATGACTTCGGCGATACGCTCCCCCGCCTTGCCGTCCCACAACGGCGGGGTGCGCCACGTGGCGGGCCGCTCCGCCTTGAGGGTGCTTGCGACGACCTCGGCAAGCGCCGCCCGACTGACGAGACGGTTGGTGCCGTGCGTGATCGTGATCGGGCGTTCAGTGTTGGGTCGCAACGTAAGGCACGGAACCCCGAGCATTGTCGTCTCCTCCTGCACCCCGCCGGAGTCGGTGACAACGGCCGCCGCGCCGCGTACCAGGCTGACAAACTCTATGTAGCCCAGCGGCTCGACCACCCGCAGCGCGCGATGCGAGAGCAGGCCCGCGTTCTCAAGGTGGCTTCGCCCGCGTGGATGCAACGGCAGGATGACCGGAATCTGGTCGGCAACCGAGTGCATCGCCTTCACCAAGTCATTGGCGTCAACAGGATCATCGACGTTGGCTGGCCGATGCAGCGTCGCCACGATGTAGCGGTCGGGCAGTGCAAGGGCGGCACGGATACCGGCAATGTCGAAACGGTCAAGGTTGTCTAGAAGCGTGTCAATCATCGGGTTGCCGACGAGGTAAATCCTGTCCGCTGCAATTCCCTCGTTCCCCAGATGCACTGCGGCGTCGGGGCTTGTGGCGAACAGCAAGTCGGATACCCGGTCAACGACGATGCGGTTGACCTCCTCGGGCATGGACCGGTCGAAGCTGCGAAGGCCAGCTTCAACATGCGCCACCGGGATGTGCAGCTTGGTGGCGACTAGGGCCGCCGCGAGCGCGGAGTTGACGTCACCGTAGATGACAGTGAGCTCTGGTGGATCTGCCACCAGCAGCTCTTCCAGGTGGGTCATGATGGCCGCGGTCTGGCTCGCGTGACTCCCCGATCCCACCCCTAGATTAATATCGGGCTCCCTCAGGCCCAACTGCCGAAAAAAGACGTCCGACATCCGCTCGTCATAGTGCTGTCCGGTATGTATCAGGCGCTGCCGGATGCCGAAACGATCGAGCGCACGGATCACCGGCGCCGCCTTGGGAAAGTTCGGACGTGCACCCGCGACGTGCAGGACAGCAGCGGTTGACATGTGTCTCCTCATGACAGTGAGCGGTGACCGGCGGGCACTTGCACCAATAGTGCGATTTGAATGTGCAAACAGCTTCCATTGCTGCTGGTACGGCCTGGGTGTGGTCGCGCAATATGTGGGATTGTTGAAGGAATCGCAGAGGGGCGGAGCTAGGTGCTCAGCGCGCCGCCCCCGGGCCGTCCACCACCGAGACGAGGAGTTGTCCGAGGGCGTGGGCCATTGCGGTGCGCGACTGGTTCTGCTGTATCCACCGTCGGCCCGACGCGCCCATTTTCGCCAACTCCTCCGAGCTTGCCTGGGCCACCTGGCCGAGACCGTGGGCAAGGTTCACCGGGGCTGTCACGTAGCCGGCCCCGGCAGTCATGACGAGATCGCCGACGACCCCGGGGCTGTTGGTGACGATCGGCAGGGCGGCAGCCATGTAGTCGAACACCTTGTTGGGGCTGACCCCGACGCGAAACAGTTCGACGTCGGCAAGTACGTGCACGCCGACATCTGCCGCATGGAGAACGTCCGGGATCTCCGCCTTCGGCACCGGGTCGAGAAAGCGCACATTGCGGATTCCGTGCGCCGCTGCCTGCAGGCGCGACTTTTCCACACCCGACCCTACGAGCACGATGTCGAGGTCAGGTACCGCCTTGGCCGCGTCCAAGAGCAGGTCGAGGCCGTTGGCGGGGCCGTGCGCTCCGGCGTAGACAACAGTGCGGCGGGTGAACCCGTACCGCCGCCGCAGTTCGTCGCGCTCGGCTCCGGGCACAAAGTCCTCCGGGTCCGCCCCGTTAGGTATGAAAGCGATGTGTTCAGGGTGAGCGCCCTTGTTCTCGACCGCCGCCCGCACGCCCGGCGCCATGATGACTACGCGCTGGGCGCGCCGATACAGGAACCGCTCCACGCGCTCAAGCGCCCGATAGACCAGCGACGCCTCCGTGAGCCTTCCCATGTCAACGAGCACGCGAGGCCACAGGTCCCGGACCTCGAGTACGAACGGCGCACGCCGGACCGCCGCAACGAACCAGCCGGACAGGCCGGCCAACAGGTGCGGAGAAGAGGCATACACCACATCGGGGCGCGGCTGCCGCAGGCCCGCCACCGTGGCCGTCACCGCGAAGCTGGCCCAGTTAATCACCCGACCCAGGCCGTTGCCGCGGTACGGCGTGACGGCGACCGGACAGAACCCCGGCTCCGCCCGCTGCGGCTGGCCGGTCACCATGTTCCGCCGGGCGGCGATGAGCACGGTCGACCACTCGGGCAGACGGCCGAACAACTCGACGTGCCGGGTACCGCCAGGATGGCCCCGCGGCACCGCGAAGTGGTTGAAGACAAGGACCCTGCGTTGCGTCATTACGACACTCCCATCTGATGGACTACCGCCGACTCGACGTGAGAAAGGACGAGGTAACCACTGGCACCATGCCGACTCACTTCGAACCGGTGCGGCCCCGCCGGATCGCACTTCCGGAGCAGGTGCAACGTTTCGCGTGGCCCGATGCCCGGCCCCGAGATGTCGTGCCCGCCGCTCACCGGATCCCGCCCATAGGCCGACTTAGGACATGGCATGCGAGAACTTCTGAGATTCATGAACCCTGCCTCCGCCCGGGCGCCCGAAGAATACAAAAGTGTTGTATCAAGAGATTTGCCGCAATACACCTATTTCACCCACTTCTTGGCCTTCAGGCGGGTCGCGGGAAGCACGACGGCCAAGGTGTCGGGTCATGGCCTGTCATCAACTCGGCACTCGGCCGGACGTGGTGGGCGCTCGCGGCACTACAGCGGATTGACCGACTTGCACGTGTCCCACTCCTGCGGAAGTGCGGGCCCAATTGGTCGGTCGGGACCCGAGCGCCGCGTTGAGGATCAGTACGCCTGCGATCGCTGCGGCCAGAACGTTGGAGTAGTGAATGATGCTCATCGTGCTGGACCACAAGATGATGTTGTAGCAGCAGGCGAGGATCATTGCTGCTGTCGCCGATCTGTGCCGCATCGCGGCGCGATACGCTGCGCCGGCCGACACCCCAAAGAGGAAGAGCACAAGAACTCCTCCCGAACGGCCGAAATCGATCAGCACTCCCCGAAATATGGTGTAGATATTGGTCGTACTGCCCTGCTCGTCGACGACAACGAACTCTTCGTAGGGACGAAAGTCCCTGCGGCTCTGGCCGGTCACCACAGAGACGCCGGCGACCGAAGCGCTGCCCAATCCAAGCGGCCGTTCGTCCGCCAACGCCCGCCGCTCCAACCACTCGGAAAAAGCCGGCTGGTAGCCGAGCGCGTACACCGCCACTCGGCTACGGACGATAGACGCCGAGTTAGCGTCGAATGCGCCGATCCGAAGAAACGCTATGAAGGCGAACAGGGCGGTAACCGCGAGGATTGCTCCGGCCGTGCAAGCGACGCCACGGGCGGTGATCCGTGGGGGACGGCCGTCCCGCAGAATACGCATGGCGACATATCCGCTGAACCATAGAAATACCCCGGACACCATACCAGCCCTGGCTGTGGTCGTAAACCCATAGATCACCAACGACGCCAACGGCGCGAGCATCCAGGCACGCCTGAATCGGATTCGCATGAGCGCAAGGAAGGGAGCGCAGAGTGCTGCACAGTACGTGATCGAGAGCAGCGCCGACACGGCCCGTTGACCATTGCTCGCGCCTGATGTCAACAGGTTGTCGTAACGCCCCACCGCAACCTGATGGGGCACGATGAGCAACTCGTCGAGCGACGAGTAATTGCCGATAGATACGTTCTGTGCGCGAATCGACAAAATGCTTGCAACGATACCCGAAATCGTGCCCGCAGCCATCGTCCAGAGCAGGATTCGCTGCCTCGTATTCGATCTTGGCCTAGGCACAGCACCAGCCAAATTGGGAAGTGGCGACCGCGTGAAGGTTACAACGAGTGACCCCAGACTGAACGCGGCTACGCCCACTGCTATGTAGATCAGAGCGCGATAGGTTGATTCCCGGTCATAGACTGCGGAAGGGACAGCGGTGCCGATCATCCAATATGCGGCGAACATCGCCCCAGGGTGGAACCAGTGACCGGCACACACGCGGACGACGATCATCAACGGGACGAAGACGGCAAGTGAAAATAGCAGCATAAGGCTCCCCGATACATCGTCTTGGTGCCGCCCGGTGATTCGGCGATCTGTCGTCATGTCGCAGCCGCCACTGGCGGAAGGTCCAGAGTCGTCGGTCATTTTGCAGTTTGTCTTGCTAGCAGGCGCTGCACGCTGGAGGATCCGCGAGTAACATTCACTTAAGCGTTGAGGCTGGTTAGCACAACGGCGGCCCGCCGTAACTGCAACTGAGGGAAGGGGCTCAGGTTACGGAACCATCGCCGAACATTTAGATATGGCCGGAACGCGGGCACCCGCACCCCGCACCCCAGCAGGTGCCAACGCCTGGGTCAGTGCCGAGTGCCAGTGAGCGAGGGCTTCAGGCCTGCGGCAGACCAGCGCGGATGCGCCAAAACGCTGTAAGCCGGGCGGGGAAGCCGTCGCTGGTGGTGGGGTGGATGCGGTCCGGGTCGAGGCCGCGCAAAATGAACACGGCGCGGGCGAGCTCGTACCAGGTGGTGTCGCCGGTTGTAGTGCCATGGTAGGCGCCGGGGGCGGCGTGACCGGCCAGCGCCGCGTCGGCCAGCGCGACCAACTGCTCGGCCAGTCGATAGGACCAGGTGGGTTGGCCGCGCTGGTCGTTGACCACGTCGAGCCGCTCGCGTCCCTCAGCCAGGCGCAGGATGGTCGCGACGAAGTTGGGTCCGTGTGCGCCATAGAGCCAGGCGGTACGCACGATGTAGCCCGTGTCGGGTAGGAGTTTGGTGACGGCCAGTTCCCCGGCGAGTTTGCTGCGGCCGTAGGCGTTGATCGGGGCGGTGGGGGCGTCCTCGGGATACGGCTCGGTGGCGTTGCCGGCGAAGACGTAGTCGGTGGAGATGTGGATCATGCGGGCGCCGGTTGTGGCGCAGGCTTCGGCCAGATGGGCGACGGCATCGCCGTTGACAGCGGTGGCGGCCTGCTCTTGGGCCTCAGCGGCGTCCACGTCGGTCCACGCCGCAGTGTTGATAAGGAGATCGTGGCCGGCGACGGCATCGCGTACCGCGTCCGGATCGGTGATGTCGAGCTCGGCACGAGTGGTGGCGGTGACCGAGAGGTCGTGCCGGGAGCGCAAAACGGCCAGCAGATCCTGACCAAGCATGCCGGCGGCGCCGGTGACCAGCAGCCGGCTCATCCGACGACCGCCGTGCCCGTCTCCTTCAGCGGCTCCCACCAGGCCCGGTTGTCCCGGTACCACTGCACGGTCTGCGCCAGGCCGCGGTCGAGGTCGATGCTCGGGGCGTAGCCCAGCTCGGCGCTGATCTTGCTGATGTCCAGCGAGTAGCGGCGGTCGTGGCCCTTGCGGTCGGCGACCGGTACGACCCGGTCCCAGCCGGCGTCGCAGGCTTCCAGCAGCCGGCCGGTGAGCTCCTTGTTGGTCAACTCGGTGCCGCCGCCGATGTTGTAGACCTCACCGCTGCGGCCCTTCTCCTGCACCATGGCGATGCCGCGGCAGTGGTCGTGCACGTGCAGCCAGTCGCGGACGTTGCCGCCGTCGCCGTAGAGGGGGACCGTGCCGCCGTCGAGCAGGTTGGTGACGAACAGCGGGATGACCTTCTCGGGGAACTGGTACGGCCCGTAGTTGTTGGAGCAGCGGGTGACCACCACGTCCATCCCGTGGGTGCGGTGGTAGGCGAGCGCCAGCAGGTCCGAGCCGGCCTTGGAGGCCGAGTACGGGGAGTTCGGCGCCAGCGGCCAGGTTTCCGTCCAGGAGCCCTCGTCGATCGAGCCGTACACCTCGTCGGTGGAGACGTGCACGAACCGGCCCACGCCGTGCCGCAGCGCCGCGTCGAGCAGGGTCTGGGTGCCGAGCACGTTCGTGGTGACGAACGGCGCGGCGCCGGCGATCGACCGGTCGACGTGCGACTCGGCCGCGAAGTGCACGATCACGTCCTGGCCGGCCACCACCTCGTCGACCAGCGCCGGGTCGCAGATGTCACCCTGCACGAAGCGCAGCCGCCGGTCCTCACGGACGGGGGTGAGGTTGTTCATGTTGCCGGAGTAGGTCAGCTTGTCCAGCACTGTCACGGCGGAGGGGCAGACCGGCGGGTCGGCCGGATCGCTGTTGCCCGACGCCAACAGCATCCGCACGTACTCCGACCCGATGAACCCGGCTCCGCCGGTGACAAGGACCCTCATGGGTCCGAAACTTTACCGACTTACGGCCCGTTTCGGCCCATAAACATCCGCATTGACCTGCGTGTCGGATACCATCCCGCCATGCGTGGCGTCCTTCTCGCTGGAGGGACCGGTACTCGGCTTTGGCCGAGCACCCGTGCTGTGTCCAAACAGCTCATGCCAGTGTTCGACAAGCCAAGGATCTATTACCCACTCTCCACTCTGGTCATGGCCGGAGTGCGGGAGATTCTCATCATCACCACATCCGAGGACCAGGACCAGTTCAAACGGCTGCTCGGTGACGGCACCCAGTTCGGCCTGCGAATGGAATATGCCGTACAAGCCCGCCCGGAGGGAATCGCGCAGGCCTTCATCATCGGTGCCGACTTCATCGGCGACGAGTCGGTGGCACTGATCCTCGGCGACAACATCTTCTACGGCGTCGGCATCGGCCGGCAGCTCGCCGCCCACCGGGACCCGGTCGGCGGCCAGGTCTTCGCTTACCCGGTGGCCAACCCAGCCGAATACGGGGTGGTCGACTTCGACACGGCCGGGCGCCCGCTGTCCATCGAGGAGAAACCCGTCCGACCCAAATCGCGCTACGCCGTGCCCGGCCTCTACTTCTACGACAACCGGGTAGTCGACATCGCCCGCAAGCTCACCCCCAGTGGCCGAGGTGAGCTGGAGATCACGGCGGTCAACGAGACCTACCGCGAGTGGGGGGAACTGTCGGTGACGGTGCTGGACCGGGGGACCGCCTGGCTGGACACCGGCACCTTCACCTCGATGATGCAGGCCGCCGAGTTCGTCCGGGTCATCGAGGAGCGCCAGGGCATGAAGATCGGCTGCATCGAAGAGGTGGTGTGGCGGGCCGGCCTGATCGACGACGAGCAGCTGCGGGCGTTGGCCGAGCCGCTGACCAAGAGCGGCTACGGCGAGTACCTGCTGGGCCTGCTGGCCGAGAAGGACGAGATGGGCCGGTGAAGTTCCGGGAACCGCATGGCGGTCGGCCGTAGCCGACGGACGAGCCGCGGGGCGCCGGCAGGCGCAGATGCTAAGCCAGCAGGTCGATCGTTACTCCAGTGAGCGAATACCTTAAATCCCCCCATGACTGTGGGAAGTGCACATGCGAGAACTGCTGCATGCCCGACCGTCCCTCGGACGGAGATGCGCCAGCCAGAGGTTCAGGAGGCTCACGGATAGCCGGCTACGGGAGGCCTGATGTACGGCCGCGAACGAAGGGCCGCACAGGGCGGCAGCACTGCCATCACCACCAAGGTTCTGCTGGGCTACGGGCTGGCGAAGGTCGTCCCAGGTGTACTGACGTTGGCATCTGTCTCAGTCTGGGTCCACGCCGTCGGGCCAGCCGAATATGCACGGTTCTCCATGATCTGGGCTTTTGCCCTGGTATCGAGCGCACTGTGTGTCGGCTGGGTCAGCCAGTCGACAATCCGCTCTGCAGGAGACCCGACGCAAAGCCTGAGCCGGGTTCCGCGTACGCCACTGCTCGCCACGATTGCGCTTCCAGCCCTCCCGGTGACGGCCTGGGTCCTGATCACGTCAACCGGTGTCCCAACTACCCGGACCGCTGCCCTGCTGATAACGGCGGTGCTGTTCTGCACCATGACCGGCGCGTATTCTCTAGCCGCCGCACGCGTGCAGCGTGAGCAGCGGTCAACGCGATTCGCGTTGGCAGAGGCGGTACGCGTTGCGGGAGGATTGCTGCTGTCGCTCGGAATGTTGCACGTTGTGCCGGGAGCGCCCGGAATCCTGGCCGGAAACATCGTCGGAACCGGGATCGGACTTGCGATCCTGTTCGGACCGGAAGCTTCTCGCATCTTCTCAACCCGCCCGACGAGCCGCGACGTCCTACGGACCTACTGGCGATACGGATGGCCGATGGCACTCTGGTCCGCCGCCTCACTCAGTCTGGTCTACATGGACCGGTACATAATCGCGTCATTACTGGGAGTCGCAAGTGCCGGCTGGTACGCGGCGATCGCGGACATGGTCGTACGCGGAATGAGCATGCTGGGGATTCCCATTACGGTCGCCACCTACGCTGCCGTCATGACCGAATGGAACTCTGGTCGCTTCGATCGGGCGCGGGCAGTGCTCGCCTCGGCGACCCGGATGCTTGCTACGGCAATGTTGGTCTGCGTTGCCGGTGCCGCCGCCCTCGGGCCTTGGGCGATCAACAGGCTGGTGCCGGGTCAGCCACCCCCGCGCAGTCTCATCATCGTGCTCTCGCTCGGTGCCGCACTCTGGCAATTTGCGCTGATGGCCCACAAGAAGCTCGAGATAGCAGGCCGCAGCAGACTGATGCTCGGGCTGATGATCGCCGCTGTCGCCCTCACCGCCGGACTCGATGTCCTGCTGGTGACAGTCGCCGGCCAAACCGGTGCCGCCATCGCGTTCATGCTCGGCGCCGCCTGCTACACCATAGCGTGCCTATTGATCGGGCCACGCATTCTGGCGCGCCACACCCCCGACGAAGTGCGGCGGCAGCCCCAGCCGGTGAGAGAGAAGAGTATTCCACAGATAAAGCAAGTAACAGGGGGGATCGTTCGATGAACGATGAGGTCCATTTCGTCGCGGTGAACTATCGAGGTTCGTCGGCACTGCCGGCCTATCTGCGATCACTGCACGAGCAAGACAGCACCTGTTGGCGCATGACCGTCATAGACAACAGCGAAGACGTTCGGGAGACGTCCTCACTGATCGACATGGCCGGCACGAGCGAACAGGTGAAAGTCGTCAGGGCACCGGGAAACCTCGGCTATTTTGGGGCGGCGCACTGGCTGACCACACACGTCGACACCGTACCGGCAACGTGGACGGTGATCTCTAACATGGACATCCAGCTCGGCACCAGGACGTTTGTCAGGGACCTGCTCAACATGGACGCGAGCGCCCCGGTGCTTGCGCCTTCGGTGGTTGCCATGCCAGGCGGGCGAGCTCAGAATCCGTATCTTCTCTCGAGGCCCAGCCAGCTGTCGATGCGGCGCCGCCGATGCATGTTTGCAAACCCCGTCATCGGTCAGGCGGTCATACTCGCGGGCACCGTAAAATCCCATCTCCGTAAATCGTTCGACGAACCCGGCAGGACGCGCCGTCAAGCCATATACGCACCGCATGGGTCATTCATTCCGTTGCATCGTCGGTTTTTTCAGGAAGGCGGGACCCTGAGCCATCCCATCTTTCTGTTCGCAGAGGAAATCAATATTGGCGAGCAGTGCCGCCGACTCGGCCTCACCGTGATGTTCGAACCGGCACTAAAAGCGATCCATAATGAACATCAATCGACCCGCCTGCTACGCAGCTGGCGGATCCTGCGCGCCCAGGGGGATGCGGCCAGGTACGGCCAACGGCTCATCGCCGGCAAGCCATTGGATGGCATCTCGCGCCGCGGTGGCGGCAGAACTGAATCGCCACGGATTACTCTGGCCGAATCGCCAGAAGGCCAGCCGAGGTCCCAAGACAGGCAACAAGCCCAGAAAACATCGACGTGAAGCCGAGCCCGGGCGTCATCTCGGTCGGATGCCGGGTCGAGCACGCCGGCGCTCGGCCATGGGCCGCTCGCGGTGGCGTCCAACGCCATCCCTCTCGAATGCACGGCTGAACGACCTGTGACGCACCCGCTGGTACGCCCTGCGGGCACCTCACCGCTGTGGTGAGCTGTACCCGTGGCGGGATACGTGTTCGGGCTGGTCCTGCACCCGACCAGGGACGTTTCCGAGGTGGTCGGGATCATCGAACGGTGGGCGGCCCAGCACGGCAAGAGCCTGGCCATCCGCGCCGAGGATCGGCACCGGGTGCCCAGATCGGTGGAGGCCGTCCCCGCCGAGCACCTCGCGGCCCGGTCGGACGCGCTGATCAGCATCGGTGGGGACGGCACGATGCTGGGCGCCCTGCGCTCGGCGGTGCGGGACCCGAAGCCGGTGCTCGGGGTGCACGTGGGCCGCGTCGGCTTCCTCGTCGAGGTGGAGCCGCCGGATCTGCCGCGGGCGCTGGACCGGCTGGTGGCGCACGACTTCACCGTCGAGTCGCACGCCTGCCTGGCCTGCGACGTCTGCGGCGACGACGTGGTGGCGTTCAACGACGTCGCGCTGGTCCGGCAGCCGGGCCTGGGCTTCGTCACCGCCACGCTGGAGGTCGACGGTCAGCGCTATGGCTACTACCGCTGCGACGCTCTCGTGGTGAGCACGCCGACCGGCTCGACCGCGTACAGCTACGCCGCTGGCGGCCCGTTGGTGTCGCCCGCCACCCAGGCGGTCGTGGTGACCCCCTCCGCGCCCATGTCCGGCATCTCCCGGCCGGTGGTGTTCTCCCCCGACGAAGCCATCCGGCTCGACCTGCGGCCCAATTCGGCCCCGGTCGCCGTCGAGGTGGACGGCCGGGTGATCCGCGAGGCCGCCACGGAGGGCGCGGTGGAGGTCCGGTACGTCCGGGACGCCGGCCTGGTCGTCCGGCTCGATCCCCGCCGCTATCAGGAGCGCAGCCAGCTCAAGCTCAGCCTGCTCGACCTGCCGCTGCTGCCCGACCAGCTCCGGGAGCTGCTCCCGGAAGAGCTACGCGAGCAGCTCGACCGGCGGCAGCTGCCCCCGCCCCGCTGACCGGAGGCCGCCGCTGAAACCCCGGGTTCAGGCCTTCGACAGCACCGCGTCGACCAGGGCCTTCGCCTCCTCCTGGATGCGGGCGAGGTGCTCGGGCCCCTGGAACGACTCGGCGTAGATCTTGTAGACGTCCTCGGTGCCGGACGGCCGGGCGGCGAACCAGCCCGACTCGGTGGTCACCTTCAGGCCGCCGATCGACGCGCCGTTGCCGGGGGCGGTGGTGAGGATCGCGGTGATCGGCTCGCCGGCCAGCTCGGTCGCGGTCACCTGCTCCGGGGAGAGCTTGCCGAGTACGGCCTTCTCCTCCCGGCTGGCCGGGGCGTCGAGCCGGGCGTACGCGGGCGCGCCGAAGCGCCCGGCCAGCTCGGCGAAGTGCTCGCTCGGGGTCCGCCCCGTCACCGCGATGATCTCGGCGGCGAGCAGGCAGAGCAGGATGCCGTCCTTGTCGGTGGTCCAGGTGCTGCCGTCCCGGCGGAGGAAGGAGGCACCCGCGCTCTCCTCACCGCCGAAGCCGACCGCCCCGTCGAGCAGGCCGGGCACGAACCACTTGAAGCCGACCGGCACCTCCAGCAGCGGCCGGCCCAGGTCCGCGGCCACCCGGTCGATCATCGAGGAGGAGACCAGCGTCTTGCCGACGGCCGCCGCCGGGCCCCACTGCTCCCGGGTACGGAACAGGTGGCCGATCGCCACCGCCAGGTAGTGATTGGGGTTCATCAGGCCGCCGTCGGGGGTGACGATGCCGTGCCGGTCGGCGTCGGCGTCGTTGCCGGTGGAGACCTGGTACTTGTCGCGGGCGGCGATCAGCGAGGCCATCGCGTTCGGTGAGGAGCAGTCCATCCGGATCTTGCCGTCACCGTCGAGGGTCATGAACCGCCAGGTCGGGTCGACGGTCGGGTTGATCACGGTGAGGTCGAGCCGGTGCCGCTCGGCGATCTCCCCCCAGTACGCCACGCTCGCCCCGCCCATCGGGTCGGCGCCGATGCGCACCCCGGCGTCCCGGATCGCGGCGATGTCCAGCACGGCCGGCAGGTCGTCGACGTAGCGGGCGAGGAAGTCGTACTCGCCGGTGGTGTCGGCGGCGCGGGCCCGCGCGTACGGGATGCGCTGCACCTCCTTGAGCCCGGCGGCGAGGATGGCGTTCGCGCGGTCCTGGATCCACTTCGTGACGTCGGTGTCGGCCGGCCCGCCGTGGGTGGGGTTGTACTTGAAGCCGCCGTCGTCCGGTGGGTTGTGCGACGGGGTGATCACGATGCCGTCGGCGAGGCCGCTGGTCCGCCCGCGGTTGTGGGTGAGGATCGCGTGGGACAGCGCCGGGGTGGGGGTGTAGCCGTCGCGGCTGTCCAACAGCACGGT comes from Micromonospora viridifaciens and encodes:
- the wecB gene encoding non-hydrolyzing UDP-N-acetylglucosamine 2-epimerase, producing MSTAAVLHVAGARPNFPKAAPVIRALDRFGIRQRLIHTGQHYDERMSDVFFRQLGLREPDINLGVGSGSHASQTAAIMTHLEELLVADPPELTVIYGDVNSALAAALVATKLHIPVAHVEAGLRSFDRSMPEEVNRIVVDRVSDLLFATSPDAAVHLGNEGIAADRIYLVGNPMIDTLLDNLDRFDIAGIRAALALPDRYIVATLHRPANVDDPVDANDLVKAMHSVADQIPVILPLHPRGRSHLENAGLLSHRALRVVEPLGYIEFVSLVRGAAAVVTDSGGVQEETTMLGVPCLTLRPNTERPITITHGTNRLVSRAALAEVVASTLKAERPATWRTPPLWDGKAGERIAEVIAGELGL
- the rfbA gene encoding glucose-1-phosphate thymidylyltransferase RfbA, with product MRGVLLAGGTGTRLWPSTRAVSKQLMPVFDKPRIYYPLSTLVMAGVREILIITTSEDQDQFKRLLGDGTQFGLRMEYAVQARPEGIAQAFIIGADFIGDESVALILGDNIFYGVGIGRQLAAHRDPVGGQVFAYPVANPAEYGVVDFDTAGRPLSIEEKPVRPKSRYAVPGLYFYDNRVVDIARKLTPSGRGELEITAVNETYREWGELSVTVLDRGTAWLDTGTFTSMMQAAEFVRVIEERQGMKIGCIEEVVWRAGLIDDEQLRALAEPLTKSGYGEYLLGLLAEKDEMGR
- a CDS encoding glycosyltransferase family 2 protein, yielding MNDEVHFVAVNYRGSSALPAYLRSLHEQDSTCWRMTVIDNSEDVRETSSLIDMAGTSEQVKVVRAPGNLGYFGAAHWLTTHVDTVPATWTVISNMDIQLGTRTFVRDLLNMDASAPVLAPSVVAMPGGRAQNPYLLSRPSQLSMRRRRCMFANPVIGQAVILAGTVKSHLRKSFDEPGRTRRQAIYAPHGSFIPLHRRFFQEGGTLSHPIFLFAEEINIGEQCRRLGLTVMFEPALKAIHNEHQSTRLLRSWRILRAQGDAARYGQRLIAGKPLDGISRRGGGRTESPRITLAESPEGQPRSQDRQQAQKTST
- a CDS encoding glycosyltransferase family 4 protein, producing the protein MTQRRVLVFNHFAVPRGHPGGTRHVELFGRLPEWSTVLIAARRNMVTGQPQRAEPGFCPVAVTPYRGNGLGRVINWASFAVTATVAGLRQPRPDVVYASSPHLLAGLSGWFVAAVRRAPFVLEVRDLWPRVLVDMGRLTEASLVYRALERVERFLYRRAQRVVIMAPGVRAAVENKGAHPEHIAFIPNGADPEDFVPGAERDELRRRYGFTRRTVVYAGAHGPANGLDLLLDAAKAVPDLDIVLVGSGVEKSRLQAAAHGIRNVRFLDPVPKAEIPDVLHAADVGVHVLADVELFRVGVSPNKVFDYMAAALPIVTNSPGVVGDLVMTAGAGYVTAPVNLAHGLGQVAQASSEELAKMGASGRRWIQQNQSRTAMAHALGQLLVSVVDGPGAAR
- a CDS encoding O-antigen polymerase; the encoded protein is MTDDSGPSASGGCDMTTDRRITGRHQDDVSGSLMLLFSLAVFVPLMIVVRVCAGHWFHPGAMFAAYWMIGTAVPSAVYDRESTYRALIYIAVGVAAFSLGSLVVTFTRSPLPNLAGAVPRPRSNTRQRILLWTMAAGTISGIVASILSIRAQNVSIGNYSSLDELLIVPHQVAVGRYDNLLTSGASNGQRAVSALLSITYCAALCAPFLALMRIRFRRAWMLAPLASLVIYGFTTTARAGMVSGVFLWFSGYVAMRILRDGRPPRITARGVACTAGAILAVTALFAFIAFLRIGAFDANSASIVRSRVAVYALGYQPAFSEWLERRALADERPLGLGSASVAGVSVVTGQSRRDFRPYEEFVVVDEQGSTTNIYTIFRGVLIDFGRSGGVLVLFLFGVSAGAAYRAAMRHRSATAAMILACCYNIILWSSTMSIIHYSNVLAAAIAGVLILNAALGSRPTNWARTSAGVGHVQVGQSAVVPRAPTTSGRVPS
- the rfbB gene encoding dTDP-glucose 4,6-dehydratase; amino-acid sequence: MRVLVTGGAGFIGSEYVRMLLASGNSDPADPPVCPSAVTVLDKLTYSGNMNNLTPVREDRRLRFVQGDICDPALVDEVVAGQDVIVHFAAESHVDRSIAGAAPFVTTNVLGTQTLLDAALRHGVGRFVHVSTDEVYGSIDEGSWTETWPLAPNSPYSASKAGSDLLALAYHRTHGMDVVVTRCSNNYGPYQFPEKVIPLFVTNLLDGGTVPLYGDGGNVRDWLHVHDHCRGIAMVQEKGRSGEVYNIGGGTELTNKELTGRLLEACDAGWDRVVPVADRKGHDRRYSLDISKISAELGYAPSIDLDRGLAQTVQWYRDNRAWWEPLKETGTAVVG
- a CDS encoding lipopolysaccharide biosynthesis protein; protein product: MYGRERRAAQGGSTAITTKVLLGYGLAKVVPGVLTLASVSVWVHAVGPAEYARFSMIWAFALVSSALCVGWVSQSTIRSAGDPTQSLSRVPRTPLLATIALPALPVTAWVLITSTGVPTTRTAALLITAVLFCTMTGAYSLAAARVQREQRSTRFALAEAVRVAGGLLLSLGMLHVVPGAPGILAGNIVGTGIGLAILFGPEASRIFSTRPTSRDVLRTYWRYGWPMALWSAASLSLVYMDRYIIASLLGVASAGWYAAIADMVVRGMSMLGIPITVATYAAVMTEWNSGRFDRARAVLASATRMLATAMLVCVAGAAALGPWAINRLVPGQPPPRSLIIVLSLGAALWQFALMAHKKLEIAGRSRLMLGLMIAAVALTAGLDVLLVTVAGQTGAAIAFMLGAACYTIACLLIGPRILARHTPDEVRRQPQPVREKSIPQIKQVTGGIVR